From the Desulfobacterales bacterium genome, one window contains:
- the pheA gene encoding prephenate dehydratase — MMSEDNSTEASSRAGSPGEADIHSLRERIDAIDEKILFLINERLNLAKGIGELKGRRNRQVLDSARESEIINRLFKLNEGPIPNKALQLIFAEIFGTSREIQQPQIVSYLGPEATYTHLAARRFFGRAATFMPRASIRDVFEAVEKEQCHFGVVPVENSIEGAVNYTLDLFYESELKICAEKYLTISHDLLSAAGSLEKVTVIYSHPQALAQCRKWLQKYLPGVTMQECRSTAEAAQKALSEKGAAAIASSEAAQLYNLQVMASKIEDFSRNITRFLLIGKTGARPTGKDKTSLMFVTAHAPGALYKALTPIAEAGLNMVKLESRPSPHENWSYCFFLDVEGHMESAEVKETVDIMRNHCLFMKYLGSYPQAPAEKD; from the coding sequence ATGATGAGCGAAGACAACAGCACCGAAGCATCGAGTCGGGCCGGCAGTCCTGGTGAGGCGGATATTCACAGCCTTCGTGAACGAATTGACGCCATTGATGAAAAAATCCTTTTCCTGATCAACGAGCGGCTCAATCTTGCCAAGGGAATCGGTGAGTTAAAAGGCCGCCGCAATAGACAAGTCCTTGACAGCGCCCGGGAAAGCGAAATTATCAACCGGCTTTTCAAATTGAACGAAGGGCCGATTCCCAATAAGGCGCTGCAACTTATTTTTGCGGAAATTTTCGGCACCTCGAGAGAAATTCAGCAACCCCAGATCGTGTCTTATCTGGGGCCTGAAGCAACCTACACCCATCTGGCGGCCCGCCGGTTTTTCGGCCGTGCGGCAACCTTTATGCCGCGAGCGAGCATTCGGGACGTCTTTGAGGCCGTGGAAAAAGAACAGTGCCATTTCGGGGTGGTTCCCGTGGAAAACTCCATCGAAGGGGCAGTCAATTATACCCTGGATCTGTTTTATGAGTCGGAGCTGAAAATATGTGCGGAAAAGTACCTGACCATTTCTCACGATCTACTGTCTGCGGCCGGATCATTGGAAAAGGTCACGGTCATTTACTCTCATCCCCAGGCCCTTGCCCAGTGCCGTAAATGGCTGCAAAAATATCTGCCCGGCGTGACCATGCAGGAATGCCGAAGCACGGCCGAGGCCGCTCAAAAGGCGCTTTCCGAAAAGGGCGCGGCCGCCATTGCCAGCAGCGAGGCGGCCCAGTTGTACAATCTTCAGGTCATGGCCTCGAAAATCGAGGATTTTTCGCGCAATATCACGCGATTTTTGCTGATCGGCAAAACCGGCGCGCGGCCGACCGGAAAGGACAAGACCTCTCTGATGTTTGTAACCGCCCACGCCCCAGGTGCCTTGTATAAGGCGCTGACCCCCATCGCCGAGGCCGGTCTCAATATGGTGAAACTGGAATCCCGCCCAAGTCCGCACGAAAACTGGAGCTACTGCTTTTTTCTGGATGTGGAGGGTCATATGGAGTCGGCCGAAGTGAAAGAGACCGTAGACATCATGCGCAACCACTGCCTTTTTATGAAATATCTGGGCTCCTACCCGCAGGCGCCGGCGGAAAAGGACTGA
- a CDS encoding 3-dehydroquinate synthase II, producing the protein MKKIWVKVDPWNKDMVTTALEGGADGIVLPLGYSEQVKQLGKIETIAEDGDLKIGKDVVFFTIRSGEDEDEIVKLCQHSKVVLTCTDWTIIPLENLIAKGAQVIAEVCDLAEAQTAFGILEKGVSQVMIHPADPITLKKALSVLKSTEEETCLEIAEITQIKPLGMGDRVCVDTCTAMTVGQGMLVGNASNALFLVHSESVSNPYVAPRPFRVNAGPVHAYTRVPGGKTRYLSELCAGDQVLLVDYRGKTTVGIVGRLKIEKRPLMLVRAKIGNEEITTILQNAETIRLTTPEGNPVSIVSLSPGDKVLAVTETCGRHFGMKIDETITEK; encoded by the coding sequence ATGAAAAAGATATGGGTGAAGGTGGATCCGTGGAATAAGGACATGGTCACCACGGCGCTGGAGGGCGGCGCAGACGGCATTGTGCTGCCGCTGGGGTATTCGGAACAGGTCAAGCAACTCGGGAAAATTGAGACCATAGCCGAAGACGGCGATCTGAAGATCGGAAAGGACGTTGTTTTTTTCACCATCCGCAGCGGAGAAGACGAAGATGAAATCGTCAAGCTCTGCCAGCATTCAAAAGTGGTGCTCACCTGCACGGATTGGACGATTATTCCGCTTGAAAACCTGATCGCCAAAGGGGCGCAGGTGATTGCCGAGGTCTGCGATCTGGCCGAAGCGCAAACGGCCTTCGGTATTCTGGAAAAAGGCGTCAGCCAGGTGATGATTCATCCGGCCGACCCGATCACGCTAAAAAAGGCGCTTTCCGTTCTCAAATCCACCGAAGAAGAAACCTGCCTGGAGATCGCCGAGATTACGCAGATCAAGCCCCTGGGAATGGGGGACCGCGTATGCGTCGATACCTGCACGGCCATGACCGTCGGGCAGGGCATGCTGGTCGGAAATGCCAGTAACGCCCTTTTCCTGGTTCATTCGGAGAGTGTGTCGAATCCGTATGTCGCGCCGCGTCCGTTTCGCGTGAATGCGGGGCCGGTGCACGCCTATACGCGGGTGCCGGGAGGAAAGACCCGCTATTTATCGGAACTTTGTGCCGGCGACCAGGTCCTGTTGGTCGATTACCGGGGCAAAACCACCGTCGGTATCGTGGGTCGTCTCAAGATAGAAAAGCGGCCGCTGATGCTGGTTCGCGCCAAAATCGGGAATGAGGAAATTACCACCATTCTTCAAAACGCGGAGACCATCCGGTTGACCACGCCCGAGGGTAACCCCGTTTCCATCGTCAGTTTATCCCCGGGAGACAAGGTGTTGGCGGTGACCGAGACCTGCGGGCGTCACTTCGGTATGAAAATCGATGAAACCATCACGGAAAAATAA
- a CDS encoding 2-amino-3,7-dideoxy-D-threo-hept-6-ulosonate synthase yields the protein MTNIGKKVRLERILNRNTRRTVIVPMDHGTTVGPIPGIINMKEAIGKVADGGANAIVEHKGLVDKGHRMSGKDIGLIIHMSASTSLSPYPNAKTLVCTVEEAIKLGADAVSIHVNLGNGDEKEMLRDFGTVSREARIWGMPLLAMVYPRGEKIKDEYDVSVIKHAARVGDEMGADIVKVSYTGSPESFREVVEGCSIPVVIAGGAKMNSDREIIEMVRGSIDAGGAGVSIGRNIFQHSDPTRMVMAISAVVHGNASVDEALKILG from the coding sequence ATGACGAACATTGGAAAAAAAGTCAGATTAGAGCGGATTCTCAACAGAAACACGCGTAGAACGGTCATTGTCCCCATGGACCATGGGACGACGGTAGGCCCGATTCCCGGAATCATCAACATGAAAGAGGCGATCGGCAAAGTGGCCGATGGCGGTGCGAACGCGATTGTGGAGCACAAGGGGCTTGTGGACAAGGGGCATCGCATGTCCGGCAAGGATATCGGCCTGATTATCCATATGTCCGCTTCTACCAGCCTCTCACCGTACCCGAATGCCAAAACACTGGTCTGTACGGTGGAGGAAGCGATTAAGCTGGGTGCGGATGCGGTCTCCATTCATGTGAACCTCGGGAATGGGGATGAAAAGGAGATGCTCCGGGATTTCGGAACGGTCAGCCGGGAGGCAAGGATCTGGGGCATGCCGCTGTTGGCCATGGTATACCCCCGGGGCGAGAAAATTAAGGACGAATATGACGTTTCGGTGATCAAACATGCCGCGCGGGTCGGCGATGAAATGGGGGCTGATATTGTCAAGGTTTCCTACACGGGATCCCCTGAGTCTTTTCGGGAGGTCGTCGAGGGCTGCTCCATACCGGTTGTCATTGCGGGTGGCGCGAAAATGAATTCAGACCGGGAAATTATCGAGATGGTCCGAGGGTCTATCGATGCCGGCGGCGCAGGGGTTTCCATCGGCCGGAATATTTTCCAGCATTCGGATCCCACGCGCATGGTCATGGCGATCTCCGCGGTGGTGCATGGGAATGCGAGCGTGGATGAGGCGCTGAAGATACTGGGGTGA
- the manA gene encoding mannose-6-phosphate isomerase, class I, with product MNSICILENPIQEYAWGSRTAIADLLGKSPSQTPQAELWMGAHSKSPSLVPYKGRKIPLTDLIDRYPVEILGAYAATKFNGKLPYLFKVLAAAEPLSIQAHPNAAQAISGFDRENRMGIALTAPERNYRDTNHKPECICALTPFWALRGFRRMADMLFHLRRICPKTLGADLALLDRTRNPAGLKRFFETLMTLNETKKQRVISEAVFNAQPLGATAPCYQWIITLHRAYSSDIGILSPVMLNLVCLKPGEAMFLEAGELHAYLEGLGMELMANSDNVLRGGLTPKHVNVPELLQVLNFEEREIDILSPKEIRPCERRYPCPAEEFALSVIILSGGADYKSESTRGVEILFCTEGQAHMTNAGKNESLTVKRGMALLVPAAVFAYTLKGDATLYKATVPTA from the coding sequence ATGAACTCGATTTGCATCCTTGAAAATCCGATTCAGGAATATGCCTGGGGCTCCCGGACGGCTATTGCGGACTTGTTGGGGAAATCGCCATCCCAAACTCCTCAGGCAGAGCTTTGGATGGGCGCGCATTCAAAATCCCCCTCGCTGGTTCCATATAAGGGACGGAAAATCCCCCTCACGGACCTGATTGACAGGTATCCGGTAGAGATTTTAGGCGCTTACGCGGCAACGAAATTTAACGGAAAACTGCCCTATCTATTCAAGGTGCTTGCCGCGGCCGAGCCGCTTTCCATTCAGGCGCATCCCAACGCGGCGCAGGCGATTTCCGGCTTTGACAGGGAAAACCGGATGGGCATTGCGCTAACCGCGCCGGAGAGAAATTACAGAGACACAAACCACAAACCGGAATGCATTTGCGCGTTAACCCCCTTTTGGGCGTTAAGAGGGTTTCGCAGAATGGCCGATATGCTATTCCATTTGCGGCGGATATGTCCAAAGACGCTGGGCGCCGATTTGGCCCTGCTCGATCGGACTCGAAATCCGGCGGGATTGAAGCGGTTTTTTGAAACGCTGATGACACTAAATGAAACCAAAAAACAGCGGGTTATTTCCGAGGCGGTTTTCAATGCGCAACCGCTGGGTGCGACGGCGCCCTGTTATCAGTGGATAATAACACTTCATCGGGCTTATTCGTCGGATATCGGTATCTTGTCCCCCGTGATGTTGAACCTGGTGTGTCTGAAGCCCGGAGAGGCCATGTTTCTGGAAGCGGGGGAGCTGCACGCCTATCTGGAGGGGCTTGGAATGGAACTGATGGCCAACTCGGACAATGTGCTTCGGGGTGGATTAACCCCCAAGCATGTGAATGTGCCGGAACTCTTACAGGTGCTGAATTTTGAAGAAAGAGAGATCGATATTCTGTCACCGAAGGAAATTCGGCCCTGTGAGCGCCGCTATCCGTGTCCGGCTGAGGAATTTGCGCTCTCCGTCATCATCCTTTCCGGTGGCGCTGATTATAAAAGTGAATCAACGAGAGGGGTTGAGATTCTCTTTTGTACGGAAGGGCAGGCGCACATGACGAATGCCGGAAAAAACGAATCCCTGACCGTCAAAAGAGGAATGGCGCTGCTTGTGCCGGCTGCCGTATTCGCCTATACGCTGAAAGGCGACGCGACCCTCTACAAGGCGACGGTACCTACGGCATGA
- a CDS encoding MFS transporter: MMTNKAFSSIPAGGGRRNKKWTIFFLVATAVFMSTLDSSIVNVALPVVMKDFKAPLPTIQWVVMAYLLTVSSLLLSFGKLSDIKGRRWVYCRGFFIFTIGSICCGLATGPAWLISARIIQAIGAAMLMACSPALVVDAFPAGERGRALGLVGMVVAAGLTSGPALGGILLNFFSWRVIFYINIPIGLFAVIRAARLLKGGPGDSGRKEAFDWRGSALLAAGFCSFIVLVTHGGQWGAFSRNSLLAGSLSVLCAVLAVRTAQRAENPVFQLELLRERLFIFPVLSLLFLFAALFTVVFLMPFYLVHPAGVSIQRVGYMMMTPFVFLFFISPISGALSDRIGSRWLCTFGIMVLAAALFLLSGLAADASAFSIAWRLALAGIGTAIFISPNSAMAMSAVGSDQRGVASGTIATARNLGMVMGVALAGLIFNSVFSKLSGGHSLAAYGPDLQAPFMAAFRQAMVAGGFVAGVGAVVAFLSGPESTVRE; encoded by the coding sequence ATGATGACGAATAAGGCATTTTCTTCCATTCCCGCCGGCGGTGGAAGACGCAACAAAAAATGGACCATTTTTTTCCTGGTCGCTACAGCCGTTTTTATGTCCACACTGGACAGCAGCATTGTCAATGTTGCCCTGCCGGTGGTGATGAAGGATTTTAAAGCGCCTTTGCCGACGATTCAATGGGTGGTAATGGCCTATCTCTTGACGGTATCATCGTTATTGCTGAGTTTCGGCAAACTGAGCGACATCAAAGGCCGGCGCTGGGTCTATTGCCGGGGGTTTTTTATCTTTACGATCGGTTCCATATGCTGCGGGTTGGCAACGGGGCCCGCCTGGCTTATTTCGGCGCGGATTATTCAGGCGATCGGCGCGGCCATGCTCATGGCCTGTTCTCCGGCCCTGGTGGTGGATGCCTTTCCCGCAGGGGAGCGGGGCAGGGCCTTGGGGCTGGTCGGAATGGTCGTTGCCGCTGGACTTACCTCCGGGCCGGCTCTCGGCGGTATTCTTCTTAACTTTTTTTCGTGGCGTGTTATTTTTTATATCAATATTCCCATCGGACTGTTTGCCGTCATTCGTGCCGCGCGCTTGTTAAAAGGCGGGCCGGGGGACTCGGGCCGTAAGGAGGCTTTTGACTGGCGGGGATCAGCGTTGCTGGCCGCGGGTTTTTGTTCCTTTATAGTGCTGGTAACGCATGGCGGTCAATGGGGCGCCTTTTCCCGGAATAGCCTTTTGGCGGGGAGTCTGTCGGTGTTGTGCGCCGTGCTGGCGGTGCGGACGGCACAGCGAGCGGAAAACCCGGTGTTTCAGTTGGAGCTGTTACGAGAGCGGCTTTTCATTTTTCCGGTGTTGTCTTTGTTGTTTCTGTTTGCGGCGCTTTTTACGGTGGTGTTTCTCATGCCGTTTTATCTGGTGCATCCGGCCGGGGTTTCCATTCAACGGGTCGGGTACATGATGATGACGCCGTTTGTCTTTCTTTTTTTTATCAGCCCGATTTCCGGCGCGTTGTCCGACCGCATCGGATCCAGGTGGTTGTGCACGTTCGGGATAATGGTGCTCGCCGCAGCTTTATTTTTGTTGTCCGGACTGGCGGCGGATGCATCCGCCTTTTCCATTGCCTGGCGATTGGCGCTGGCCGGAATCGGTACGGCCATATTTATTTCGCCGAACTCCGCTATGGCCATGAGCGCCGTCGGGTCCGATCAGCGGGGTGTGGCATCCGGTACCATCGCAACGGCGCGAAATTTGGGGATGGTCATGGGCGTAGCGTTGGCTGGTCTTATTTTTAATTCGGTTTTCAGCAAGTTAAGCGGGGGGCACTCCCTGGCCGCCTATGGTCCGGATCTGCAGGCGCCTTTTATGGCCGCTTTTCGACAGGCGATGGTGGCCGGCGGGTTTGTGGCGGGCGTGGGGGCGGTGGTGGCATTTTTATCCGGTCCTGAAAGTACGGTGCGGGAATAA
- a CDS encoding nitroreductase family protein codes for MALLTINEKTCNKDGLCAAVCPMGIIEFSQGELPSPSVDAEDLCIGCGHCVAVCPTASMSHRKMAAQQCPPVQPELKLTPTHCEHFLRSRRSIRVYKDKPVPRNEMTRLIEMASHAPSGHNSQCPQWRVIDSPAQNKKLAQLVIDWMRGIIEKHSQMAADMQLPHVIRRWEAGTDVILRGAPVVVVAHADKTNRMAPAACTIALSYMELAAVSMGLGACWAGYFWAASLGFAPLAKALGLPEGHQCFGALMVGYPMVAYKRLPLRNPPVISWLNES; via the coding sequence ATGGCGCTGTTGACCATAAATGAGAAGACCTGCAATAAGGACGGCCTTTGTGCGGCGGTATGCCCGATGGGCATCATTGAGTTTTCGCAGGGCGAGCTGCCGTCACCATCCGTTGATGCCGAAGACCTGTGCATTGGTTGCGGCCATTGCGTGGCGGTGTGCCCCACGGCCAGCATGTCCCATCGAAAGATGGCAGCGCAGCAGTGCCCGCCCGTTCAACCCGAGTTGAAGCTGACGCCGACGCATTGCGAGCACTTTCTGCGGAGCCGGCGATCCATTCGGGTGTACAAAGACAAACCGGTGCCCCGAAATGAAATGACGCGGCTTATTGAGATGGCAAGTCATGCGCCCTCGGGACATAATTCCCAATGCCCCCAGTGGCGGGTGATCGACAGCCCGGCGCAAAATAAAAAGCTGGCGCAACTGGTTATCGACTGGATGCGGGGAATCATTGAAAAACATTCACAGATGGCCGCGGACATGCAGTTACCCCATGTCATTCGCCGCTGGGAAGCCGGCACCGATGTGATTCTGCGCGGTGCGCCCGTGGTGGTCGTGGCCCATGCTGATAAAACGAACCGGATGGCGCCGGCTGCTTGCACGATTGCCTTATCTTATATGGAACTGGCGGCCGTGTCCATGGGGTTGGGCGCTTGCTGGGCCGGGTATTTCTGGGCGGCGTCTCTCGGCTTTGCGCCCTTGGCAAAAGCCCTTGGCCTTCCCGAGGGTCACCAGTGTTTCGGCGCATTGATGGTGGGATACCCGATGGTTGCTTATAAACGGCTGCCGCTGCGCAATCCGCCTGTTATTTCCTGGTTGAATGAAAGCTGA
- a CDS encoding ABC transporter permease translates to MNNVLKITGYTMRDQMRHKSVYVLLGLSILFIWMIRGCYDGGYAVNGKMLDNATVAWHVSKIVFHLIAVGMFLMAAMLSMKIFSRDQEDGSMVLFLSRPVHRWQYVLGRVAGTWTLCLAFMFLLHLTIYLTVWTKTGTLISGYLIASLVCSINLLFVIACVCFLSLFMPDVISALFTLAILFIGFISDGGYQIITSDIVRSAAPSLSPSEPGVWRMLYPKVFMVQAYADALISKSEFHNMGPFHPLLNLFFFILLIMALLLGRFNQKEI, encoded by the coding sequence ATGAATAATGTCCTCAAAATTACCGGCTATACCATGCGGGACCAGATGCGGCATAAAAGCGTATATGTCCTTCTGGGGCTTTCCATTCTATTCATATGGATGATCCGTGGATGTTATGACGGCGGATATGCGGTGAATGGAAAAATGCTGGATAACGCGACCGTTGCCTGGCATGTTTCAAAAATTGTTTTTCATCTGATTGCCGTTGGCATGTTTCTGATGGCGGCCATGCTTTCCATGAAGATATTCAGCCGGGATCAGGAGGATGGCAGTATGGTGTTATTTCTTTCCCGGCCGGTTCATAGATGGCAATATGTCCTTGGCCGGGTTGCCGGCACCTGGACACTTTGCCTGGCGTTCATGTTCCTTCTTCACTTAACGATCTATTTGACGGTATGGACCAAAACGGGGACCCTTATTTCGGGATACTTGATCGCTTCATTGGTCTGTTCGATCAACCTTCTTTTCGTGATTGCCTGCGTCTGTTTTTTGTCTCTTTTTATGCCGGACGTTATCAGCGCCTTGTTTACGTTGGCAATTTTGTTCATCGGGTTTATTTCAGATGGCGGGTATCAGATTATCACGAGTGATATCGTAAGATCCGCTGCCCCATCGCTGAGCCCTTCGGAACCCGGGGTGTGGCGGATGTTATACCCCAAGGTGTTTATGGTGCAGGCCTATGCGGATGCCCTCATCAGCAAAAGCGAATTCCATAATATGGGGCCTTTTCATCCCCTGCTAAATCTTTTCTTTTTTATTCTTCTGATCATGGCGTTATTGTTGGGCCGATTTAATCAAAAAGAGATTTGA
- a CDS encoding ABC transporter ATP-binding protein: MILLDSVTKKFGAVTAVDHVSYAVKKGESFALLGPNGAGKTTIVRMLLGFINPSAGRITINGRPAVDPESRKPIGYVAEQHMMPPYLSGVEYLLRHASLIGLSRQDAGKEVERVLEIISMKGQEKKKAAAYSRGMKQRIGLGAALLGKPELLILDEPISGLDPIGIRDFRKILETLHDKGMTVMLNSHLLSEVEKTCETAAIMYKGKILVKNTIHAIVKDHETLEDVFFRFVEHENE, encoded by the coding sequence ATGATCCTACTTGATTCCGTTACAAAAAAATTTGGCGCCGTTACCGCAGTCGATCATGTTTCATATGCGGTCAAAAAGGGAGAGTCCTTCGCCCTGCTCGGGCCCAACGGTGCCGGAAAAACAACCATTGTCCGAATGCTTCTCGGATTTATCAACCCTTCCGCAGGCAGGATTACCATCAACGGACGTCCTGCAGTGGACCCGGAATCCCGAAAACCTATCGGCTATGTCGCAGAACAGCACATGATGCCGCCATATCTTTCCGGCGTTGAATATCTCTTGCGGCATGCGTCTTTAATCGGGCTTTCCAGGCAAGACGCCGGAAAGGAAGTTGAGCGCGTTCTCGAGATCATTTCCATGAAGGGGCAGGAAAAGAAAAAAGCCGCGGCCTACTCGAGGGGCATGAAACAGCGCATCGGTTTGGGGGCCGCCCTGCTGGGGAAACCGGAATTGCTGATACTCGATGAGCCCATCTCCGGGCTCGATCCGATCGGCATTCGCGATTTTCGAAAAATTCTTGAAACCCTTCACGACAAAGGGATGACGGTGATGTTAAATTCCCATTTGCTCTCGGAGGTGGAAAAAACATGTGAAACGGCGGCGATCATGTACAAAGGGAAAATCCTCGTCAAAAACACCATTCACGCCATCGTGAAAGATCACGAGACACTCGAGGATGTTTTTTTTCGATTCGTAGAGCATGAAAATGAATAA
- a CDS encoding FAD-dependent oxidoreductase, translated as MKTAVIGGGPAGCAAAYTLRKRGHEVRLFEAQDHVGGRTSQLKKNGFSLGTGALFLMGGIYPRTNAILKELGHYDDLVPWKGKTHLVDRDKQRYTVGFDKIGSFLNLPTFSLRDKLHIVMKVAGLFLSPGPKGGFDGAELAKFDRNENLESWSRRILGEKGHNYITVPYMGFLYAVPMAWLSTPLLHAIILQFYKMALSVPPGGIGQVCDWMVEGTPGLQLYLSTPAEKVTRNDKGFTVIAKGESYDADGVVVAPEPGVAADVLQDLIPAESIKKLRECRYSEYAHVQVCYEKNPWPDFPVDIALPANDLRNWGACVLGSRRNPGSVPKGGEAVGVYFYTPPLARMTDEDIKNEALMAVTEVFGAAPPPSFVELFHYKRGLSIAGPGHYGTLNSLHKEMPKGIALAGDYFAHAGVEAAVLSGERAANRLMDAL; from the coding sequence ATGAAGACAGCTGTGATTGGTGGTGGCCCTGCAGGATGTGCTGCGGCCTATACGCTAAGAAAACGCGGTCACGAGGTCCGCCTTTTCGAAGCCCAGGATCATGTTGGTGGTCGAACGAGTCAGCTCAAAAAGAATGGCTTCAGCCTCGGCACGGGCGCGCTCTTTCTGATGGGGGGCATCTATCCCCGTACCAATGCGATCCTCAAGGAACTGGGCCACTATGATGATCTTGTTCCCTGGAAGGGAAAGACCCACCTTGTCGATCGGGACAAGCAGCGCTACACGGTTGGTTTCGACAAGATCGGGAGTTTTCTCAATCTGCCGACGTTTTCCCTTCGCGACAAGCTGCATATTGTCATGAAGGTAGCGGGGCTCTTTCTTTCCCCCGGGCCAAAAGGCGGCTTTGACGGTGCTGAACTGGCGAAGTTTGACAGAAACGAGAATCTGGAAAGCTGGTCGCGACGAATTCTCGGCGAAAAGGGGCATAACTACATTACGGTTCCGTATATGGGTTTTTTGTATGCGGTGCCGATGGCGTGGCTTTCAACTCCTTTGTTGCATGCGATCATTCTGCAGTTTTATAAAATGGCGCTGTCGGTGCCGCCGGGCGGTATCGGTCAGGTGTGCGACTGGATGGTCGAGGGAACCCCAGGCCTTCAGCTTTATCTTTCAACCCCTGCGGAAAAGGTTACGCGTAACGACAAGGGATTTACGGTAATCGCCAAGGGAGAGTCCTATGATGCCGACGGCGTGGTTGTGGCGCCGGAACCCGGTGTGGCGGCGGATGTACTCCAGGACTTGATTCCCGCTGAATCTATCAAAAAACTTCGGGAGTGCCGCTATTCCGAATACGCCCACGTACAGGTGTGTTACGAGAAAAACCCCTGGCCCGATTTTCCCGTCGATATCGCGTTGCCTGCAAATGACCTGCGCAATTGGGGCGCCTGTGTGCTGGGAAGCCGTCGCAACCCCGGTTCGGTTCCCAAGGGGGGGGAAGCGGTCGGCGTTTACTTTTACACGCCACCTTTGGCGCGCATGACTGACGAAGACATCAAGAATGAGGCGCTGATGGCGGTGACGGAAGTCTTTGGCGCTGCGCCGCCGCCAAGCTTCGTGGAGTTGTTCCACTATAAACGCGGCCTTTCCATTGCAGGGCCGGGCCATTACGGTACGCTGAACTCCCTGCACAAGGAAATGCCCAAGGGCATTGCCCTGGCCGGCGATTATTTCGCTCACGCCGGTGTTGAAGCCGCCGTTTTGAGCGGTGAGCGAGCCGCCAACCGGCTGATGGATGCGTTGTAG
- a CDS encoding EthD family reductase, whose protein sequence is MIKVSVFYPNEEGKKFDMDYYCHKHIPMVQQKLGAACKRVEIEQGLGGAAPGSRPMYCAMGHLYFDSVAAYQSAFEPHAEAMMADIPNYTDIQPVIQISEIKK, encoded by the coding sequence ATGATCAAGGTCAGCGTGTTTTATCCGAACGAAGAAGGCAAAAAATTTGATATGGACTATTACTGCCATAAGCATATTCCCATGGTCCAACAAAAGCTGGGCGCTGCATGTAAACGCGTTGAAATAGAACAGGGCCTGGGAGGCGCAGCGCCCGGATCACGCCCAATGTATTGCGCCATGGGTCATCTCTATTTTGATTCAGTAGCGGCGTATCAGAGCGCCTTTGAACCCCATGCCGAAGCGATGATGGCGGATATTCCCAACTATACCGACATTCAACCCGTGATTCAGATCAGTGAAATCAAAAAATAG